From one Plantibacter flavus genomic stretch:
- a CDS encoding glycoside hydrolase family 32 protein, producing the protein MNQRGFHQPNGAWVGDVIPWQEDGVFHLFYLHESRRVPKIGMPWHRVTTRNLVDFDELGEALPSGGPSAPDFNVYTGSVILDPDGIHHVFYTGQHPERRGADGLALQLVMHAVSTDGMRTWERREADTFGATAGYETADWRDPFVFWDEDAAVWRMLITARHAHGPERRRGVIAQCTSTDLSTWEPVEPFWDPRRYIAHECPEVFQWGDWWYLVSSEFSESFTTRYRMSRTLHGPWLVPEHDTLDGRAYYAAKSAARDGRRFFFGWIASREGAHDAGAWQWAGTMSVLEAEQRADGTLAFHPPTELRDTFAPADEPTDTVVTSGTVLSAPDGYADALSAVDAPSSFRLVARFDIAPGTTECGVLLRASDDGDEGYVLRLEPKRDRLVFDRWPRSSTGTEQWQISGDVPFVVELERPCHLAPGLHELEVIVDGDLCVATVDDAVVLSTRLYDRPAGRVGVFVGEGTVTVEACTLLERDGGDSDDDPTSHRLLTSTTS; encoded by the coding sequence ATGAACCAACGAGGGTTCCACCAGCCGAACGGCGCATGGGTCGGAGACGTCATCCCCTGGCAGGAGGACGGTGTCTTCCACCTCTTCTACCTGCACGAATCGCGTCGCGTTCCCAAGATCGGCATGCCGTGGCATCGCGTGACCACCCGGAACCTCGTCGACTTCGACGAGCTCGGTGAGGCACTGCCGTCGGGCGGACCGTCCGCGCCGGACTTCAACGTCTACACGGGCAGCGTCATCCTGGACCCCGATGGGATCCACCACGTCTTCTACACGGGACAGCACCCGGAGCGCCGCGGTGCCGACGGTCTGGCGCTGCAACTCGTCATGCACGCCGTCAGCACCGACGGCATGCGCACCTGGGAGCGCCGGGAGGCCGACACCTTCGGCGCCACCGCAGGATATGAGACCGCCGACTGGCGGGATCCCTTCGTCTTCTGGGACGAGGACGCGGCCGTCTGGCGGATGCTCATCACCGCCCGACACGCACACGGCCCGGAACGGCGTCGCGGCGTCATCGCCCAGTGCACCTCCACCGACCTCTCGACCTGGGAACCCGTCGAGCCGTTCTGGGACCCGCGCCGCTACATCGCCCACGAGTGCCCCGAGGTCTTCCAGTGGGGCGACTGGTGGTACCTCGTGTCCTCCGAGTTCAGCGAGTCGTTCACAACGCGCTACCGGATGTCGCGCACCCTGCACGGTCCCTGGCTCGTCCCCGAGCACGACACGCTCGACGGACGCGCCTACTACGCGGCGAAGTCCGCCGCCCGCGACGGACGCCGGTTCTTCTTCGGCTGGATCGCCTCGCGTGAGGGAGCCCACGACGCGGGCGCCTGGCAGTGGGCCGGCACCATGTCGGTCCTCGAAGCGGAGCAGCGTGCCGACGGCACCCTGGCCTTCCATCCGCCCACCGAACTCCGCGACACCTTCGCGCCCGCCGACGAGCCGACGGACACCGTCGTCACCTCGGGCACGGTCCTGAGCGCCCCCGACGGGTACGCCGACGCCCTGTCGGCCGTGGACGCACCGAGTTCCTTCCGGCTGGTCGCCCGGTTCGACATCGCCCCCGGCACGACCGAGTGCGGTGTCCTCCTCCGCGCGAGCGATGACGGCGACGAGGGCTACGTCCTGCGCCTGGAGCCGAAGCGCGACCGCCTCGTGTTCGACCGCTGGCCCCGCTCCAGCACCGGCACGGAGCAGTGGCAGATCTCGGGCGACGTCCCGTTCGTCGTCGAACTCGAACGCCCCTGCCACCTCGCCCCCGGCTTGCACGAGCTCGAGGTGATCGTCGACGGCGACCTCTGCGTCGCGACCGTCGACGACGCGGTCGTCCTCAGCACGCGCCTCTACGACCGACCGGCTGGTCGCGTCGGCGTCTTCGTCGGTGAGGGGACCGTCACCGTCGAGGCGTGCACGCTCCTCGAGCGCGACGGCGGCGACTCCGACGACGACCCCACCTCACACCGACTGCTGACCAGCACCACGTCCTGA
- a CDS encoding ABC transporter substrate-binding protein has protein sequence MPTTARPRTMRPTRSTAFVALVAAAALALSGCAGGSSATDPTDVDPKGDIVPREISWLLSRPADGGVITAMEQIADEYAKDHPGFSLNLITTPDRPSYIQKYETLAAANKLPELFDTDATPFAQKLAKQGRMVDVDLLLEDLGLADSYREAALNYQRFDDGSLYMVPFEFQLEFFWYNRSLLEDAGVTVPATLDDFPAMCKALRAKGVTPIALDGQDQWPLERYMAYYPFRMAGPEYIQDLKAGKASFSDPAGKAAAEWLYDLGQAGCFQEGFSSTGYADAQALFTSGKAAVYNIGTWELSNLATDALDPGVRDAVGTFTLPTIDGAVTADNEYVTPSGIGMAVNAKTYDPLVRDFLAFALERYPELYAATGALSPTTSAQTTVPANATELYASSVAQADGVGPAIAMPWDTQLDPATNTRLQQELTLLVQGDITPDEFIATMDATLTENVDD, from the coding sequence ATGCCAACCACCGCACGCCCCCGCACCATGCGCCCCACCCGCAGCACCGCCTTCGTGGCCCTCGTCGCCGCTGCAGCACTCGCCCTCTCCGGCTGCGCCGGCGGATCGAGCGCCACGGACCCGACCGACGTCGATCCGAAGGGCGACATCGTCCCCCGCGAGATCTCGTGGCTGCTCTCCCGCCCGGCCGACGGCGGGGTGATCACCGCGATGGAGCAGATCGCCGACGAGTACGCGAAGGACCACCCCGGCTTCTCGCTGAACCTCATCACGACCCCCGACCGCCCGTCCTACATCCAGAAGTACGAGACCCTGGCGGCCGCGAACAAGCTCCCCGAGCTCTTCGACACCGACGCGACCCCGTTCGCGCAGAAGCTCGCGAAGCAGGGCCGCATGGTCGACGTCGACCTGCTCCTCGAGGACCTCGGTCTCGCCGACTCCTACCGCGAGGCTGCGCTCAACTACCAGCGGTTCGACGACGGCTCGCTCTACATGGTGCCGTTCGAGTTCCAGCTGGAGTTCTTCTGGTACAACCGCTCCCTGCTCGAGGACGCCGGTGTCACCGTCCCGGCCACGCTCGACGACTTCCCCGCCATGTGCAAGGCGCTCCGCGCCAAGGGCGTCACCCCGATCGCGCTCGACGGCCAGGACCAGTGGCCGCTCGAACGCTACATGGCCTACTACCCGTTCCGGATGGCGGGTCCCGAGTACATCCAGGACCTGAAGGCCGGGAAGGCCTCCTTCTCCGACCCGGCCGGGAAGGCCGCGGCCGAGTGGCTGTACGACCTCGGGCAGGCCGGCTGCTTCCAGGAGGGCTTCTCCTCGACCGGTTACGCGGACGCGCAGGCGCTCTTCACCTCGGGCAAGGCCGCGGTCTACAACATCGGCACGTGGGAGCTCTCGAACCTCGCGACGGATGCGCTCGACCCCGGCGTCCGTGACGCGGTCGGCACCTTCACGCTGCCGACCATCGACGGCGCCGTCACCGCCGACAACGAGTACGTCACCCCGTCCGGCATCGGCATGGCGGTGAACGCGAAGACGTACGACCCGCTCGTCCGCGACTTCCTCGCGTTCGCCCTCGAGCGCTACCCGGAGCTCTACGCGGCGACTGGCGCGCTGTCGCCGACGACCTCCGCGCAGACCACCGTCCCCGCGAACGCGACCGAGCTGTACGCCAGCTCCGTGGCGCAGGCCGACGGCGTCGGACCGGCGATCGCGATGCCCTGGGACACCCAGCTCGACCCGGCCACGAACACCCGACTCCAGCAGGAGCTGACCCTGCTCGTGCAGGGTGACATCACGCCGGACGAGTTCATCGCGACGATGGACGCGACCCTCACGGAGAACGTCGATGACTGA
- a CDS encoding carbohydrate ABC transporter permease: MLPRRSTLSVLVFLVPPLLLYGVAVLLPIVQSLFLSLFSWDGITDMAFVGLDNYVKMLTRDDVFWTSFGNALGYLAICLVLQLGGALLVAGLLTALPRARELVKTLYLLPAVISTVAIAILFQRLYALEPVGLINQLLAWVGLGDLQTAWLSNVQTVLAAVSIPEGWRFTGLYMLIIYAALMAVPRDLEEAARLDGASWWQIFWRIRFPYIRPVWITTTVMATTFALRGFDIPYLLTNGGPGQSSELLTTYMYKTAFVHTDYGYASAISMFIVVECLVAVGLIFLLLRRKDKS, from the coding sequence ATGCTGCCCCGCCGGTCGACGCTGTCGGTGCTCGTGTTCCTCGTGCCGCCGCTCCTCCTCTACGGTGTGGCGGTGCTCCTGCCGATCGTGCAGTCGCTGTTCCTCAGCCTCTTCTCGTGGGACGGCATCACGGACATGGCGTTCGTCGGACTCGACAACTACGTCAAGATGCTCACCCGGGACGACGTGTTCTGGACCTCCTTCGGCAACGCCCTCGGCTACCTTGCGATCTGCCTGGTGCTCCAGCTCGGCGGCGCGCTCCTCGTCGCCGGACTGCTCACCGCCCTCCCCCGGGCCCGCGAGCTCGTCAAGACGCTGTACCTCCTGCCCGCCGTCATCTCGACGGTCGCGATCGCCATCCTGTTCCAGCGGCTGTACGCGCTCGAACCGGTCGGGCTGATCAACCAGCTGCTCGCGTGGGTCGGACTCGGCGACCTCCAGACGGCCTGGCTGTCGAACGTGCAGACCGTCCTCGCCGCGGTGTCGATCCCGGAGGGCTGGCGGTTCACCGGCCTGTACATGCTCATCATCTACGCCGCCCTCATGGCCGTGCCCCGCGACCTCGAGGAGGCCGCCCGGCTGGACGGCGCCTCCTGGTGGCAGATCTTCTGGCGGATCCGCTTCCCGTACATCCGGCCGGTGTGGATCACGACGACGGTCATGGCGACCACCTTCGCCCTCCGCGGCTTCGACATCCCCTACCTGCTGACGAACGGCGGGCCCGGTCAGTCGTCCGAGCTGCTGACCACCTACATGTACAAGACGGCGTTCGTCCACACGGATTACGGCTACGCCAGCGCGATCTCCATGTTCATCGTCGTCGAGTGTCTCGTCGCCGTCGGCCTCATCTTCCTGCTGCTCCGACGGAAGGACAAGTCATGA
- a CDS encoding carbohydrate ABC transporter permease encodes MTATLPARPTEHVAPPAASTPKRKPRHTPRVRVQRTILTGTVVAIVLVQVYPLVWLLVTSFRTAADFAGGNPFALPSEWTLDNYARAFSTGNLGLNIVNSLIVTLGSSALIVIAGMMAAYALQVLGFRFSGLVRGLFLLGIIVPVQIALVPLFIDYSQVGLLDTHLSMIIPLAAFALPMAVYLFSSFYEYIPREMYEAASLDGAGPYRIFGQITFPLSVNTIITVVLVNSIFIWNDFIFANTFVLSDGLKTIPLGLQNYIGAMGNTDWTATFAAVCVTVTPLLLVFLVLNKAMISGLESGATKG; translated from the coding sequence ATGACCGCCACCCTCCCCGCCCGGCCGACCGAACACGTCGCGCCCCCGGCGGCGTCGACACCGAAGCGGAAGCCCCGGCACACCCCGCGCGTGCGGGTGCAGCGGACGATCCTCACCGGGACCGTCGTCGCGATCGTGCTCGTCCAGGTCTACCCGCTCGTCTGGTTGCTGGTCACGAGCTTCCGGACGGCGGCCGACTTCGCCGGTGGCAACCCCTTCGCGCTGCCGTCCGAGTGGACGCTCGACAACTACGCCAGAGCGTTCTCGACCGGCAACCTCGGGCTGAACATCGTCAACAGCCTGATCGTCACCCTCGGGTCGAGTGCCCTGATCGTCATCGCCGGCATGATGGCGGCGTACGCGCTCCAGGTCCTCGGGTTCCGGTTCAGCGGGCTCGTCCGTGGTCTGTTCCTCCTCGGCATCATCGTGCCCGTGCAGATCGCGCTCGTCCCCCTGTTCATCGACTACTCGCAGGTCGGTCTGCTCGACACCCACCTGTCGATGATCATCCCGCTGGCGGCGTTCGCACTGCCGATGGCCGTGTACCTGTTCTCGTCGTTCTACGAGTACATCCCGAGGGAGATGTACGAGGCCGCGTCGCTCGACGGGGCGGGTCCGTACCGGATCTTCGGCCAGATCACGTTCCCGCTCTCGGTCAACACGATCATCACCGTCGTGCTCGTCAACAGCATCTTCATCTGGAACGACTTCATCTTCGCGAACACCTTCGTGCTCTCCGACGGATTGAAGACCATCCCGCTCGGCCTGCAGAACTACATCGGGGCGATGGGGAACACTGATTGGACGGCGACGTTCGCCGCCGTCTGCGTCACGGTCACACCGCTGCTGTTGGTGTTCCTCGTGTTGAACAAAGCGATGATCAGCGGCCTCGAGAGCGGAGCGACCAAGGGATGA
- a CDS encoding LacI family DNA-binding transcriptional regulator: MSSTDQPKPGADHPKNTSGITMRDVAKAAGVSVATVSHVVNDKPGSRIGEDAKRRVHEAVAELGYRPNALAKTLSQGHSRFIGLVADAIATTPFAGQIIHGAQDEAWRHGYVLLVANTDGNTAAEEEAIAMMLEHQVRGILYSTWFHHEITVPEALLQTDTVLVDCYAAGSGLPAVVPDEVQGGRTATEALLAAGHRRIAFVNTTTPSPAQTGRLAGYRSALQAAGVAFDDALVFPASPEQEGGYAATAEVVDSGATAVFCHNDRVAMGLYDGLRERGLRIPDDMAVMGFDNQDVIAAHLRPPLSTVALPHYELGAAGVRRLLGLDAALPAGPQLIACPAVPRHSV, from the coding sequence ATGAGCAGCACCGACCAGCCGAAGCCCGGCGCGGACCACCCGAAGAACACCTCGGGCATCACGATGCGCGACGTCGCGAAGGCCGCCGGCGTCTCCGTGGCGACCGTCTCGCACGTCGTCAACGACAAGCCGGGGTCGCGGATCGGCGAGGACGCCAAACGTCGGGTGCACGAGGCGGTGGCGGAGCTCGGCTACCGGCCGAACGCCCTCGCGAAGACGCTGTCCCAGGGGCACTCCCGGTTCATCGGCCTCGTCGCCGACGCGATCGCGACGACCCCGTTCGCCGGCCAGATCATCCACGGCGCCCAGGACGAGGCGTGGCGCCACGGCTACGTCCTGCTCGTCGCCAACACCGACGGCAACACGGCCGCCGAGGAGGAGGCGATCGCGATGATGCTCGAGCACCAGGTCCGCGGGATTCTGTACTCCACCTGGTTCCACCATGAGATCACCGTGCCCGAGGCACTCCTCCAGACCGACACCGTGCTCGTGGACTGCTACGCCGCGGGCAGCGGGCTCCCGGCCGTCGTGCCCGACGAGGTGCAGGGCGGGCGGACCGCGACCGAGGCGCTGCTCGCGGCCGGCCACCGACGGATCGCGTTCGTCAATACGACGACCCCCTCACCGGCGCAGACCGGCCGGCTCGCCGGGTACCGCTCGGCGCTGCAGGCGGCGGGAGTGGCGTTCGACGACGCCCTCGTGTTCCCGGCCTCACCGGAGCAGGAGGGTGGGTACGCGGCGACCGCCGAGGTCGTCGACTCAGGCGCCACCGCGGTCTTCTGCCACAACGACCGCGTGGCGATGGGACTCTACGACGGGCTGCGCGAGCGCGGACTGCGGATCCCCGACGACATGGCCGTCATGGGGTTCGACAACCAGGACGTCATCGCCGCCCACCTCCGGCCGCCGCTGTCGACGGTCGCCCTCCCCCACTACGAGCTCGGAGCGGCCGGCGTCCGTCGGCTGCTCGGTCTCGACGCCGCGCTGCCCGCCGGGCCGCAGCTCATCGCCTGCCCGGCCGTCCCGCGGCACTCCGTCTGA
- a CDS encoding glycoside hydrolase family 32 protein has product MHDEQHALPRPGFHLTPQRNWMNDPNGLVFHHGRWHAFFQYNPEGGDWGNMSWGHASSVDLQHWDEHPVALRYTAEEQVYSGSVVAAGPDGRLTAYYTSVSTDGRQAQSRATSDDDGLTWQRDPENPILDRGSHAFRDPKIIRYEDAAGFRWIMLTVEAVERQVLVYSSTDLRTWEHLSTVGPVGPTGVVWECPDLIRLAVDGRPDEVRWVLLLSTNPVGDVQDPDGSSMSYLVGDFDGSVFTPERAELQRLDHGRDFYAAVGFDRAPDGEAVILGWMGNWRYAADLPASPWRGAMSLPRRLSLTAVDGEPRLVQEPPAFVRERLAAIDPTTVAVSSDAVDLVLEGDGVVELRWDPSVTGELRLRLTADTDGAVLIVHDPATASLSVTRSGGAMDAVHPDFASTSIVPLVGDPPARLLLSLDGPLLELFVDGGLATVSDLVILGSGRPTLTLASERASPVSVAVAVLDRAPATDQVHALA; this is encoded by the coding sequence GTGCACGACGAGCAGCACGCCCTTCCACGGCCCGGCTTCCACCTGACGCCACAGCGGAACTGGATGAACGACCCGAACGGCTTGGTCTTCCATCACGGGCGGTGGCACGCGTTCTTCCAGTACAACCCGGAGGGTGGCGACTGGGGCAACATGAGCTGGGGTCACGCCTCGAGCGTCGACCTGCAGCACTGGGACGAGCATCCGGTAGCCCTGCGGTACACCGCCGAGGAGCAGGTGTACTCGGGATCCGTGGTCGCCGCGGGTCCCGACGGGCGCCTCACGGCGTACTACACGAGCGTGTCCACCGACGGTCGGCAGGCGCAGTCCCGGGCGACCAGTGACGACGACGGGCTCACCTGGCAGCGCGACCCGGAGAACCCGATCCTCGACCGCGGCTCGCACGCCTTCCGCGACCCGAAGATCATCCGGTACGAGGACGCCGCGGGTTTCCGCTGGATCATGCTCACGGTGGAGGCCGTGGAGCGTCAGGTCCTCGTGTACTCCTCCACCGACCTCCGCACCTGGGAGCACCTCAGCACCGTCGGTCCCGTCGGTCCCACCGGCGTCGTGTGGGAGTGCCCCGACCTCATCCGGCTCGCGGTCGACGGACGCCCGGACGAGGTCCGGTGGGTCCTGCTCCTCAGCACCAACCCGGTCGGCGACGTGCAGGACCCGGACGGGTCGTCGATGAGCTATCTCGTCGGCGACTTCGACGGCTCGGTGTTCACGCCTGAGCGGGCCGAGCTGCAGCGGCTCGACCACGGTCGGGACTTCTACGCGGCGGTCGGGTTCGACCGCGCTCCGGACGGTGAAGCGGTGATCCTCGGTTGGATGGGCAACTGGCGCTACGCCGCCGACCTCCCCGCCTCGCCATGGCGGGGCGCGATGTCGCTCCCGAGACGCCTGTCCTTGACCGCGGTCGACGGCGAGCCACGACTCGTGCAGGAGCCACCGGCCTTCGTCAGGGAACGACTGGCCGCGATCGACCCGACGACCGTCGCCGTGTCCTCGGACGCCGTCGACCTGGTGCTCGAGGGTGACGGCGTGGTCGAGTTGCGCTGGGATCCGTCGGTCACGGGTGAGTTGCGGCTCCGGCTGACGGCCGACACCGACGGTGCGGTCCTCATCGTCCACGACCCGGCGACGGCGTCACTCTCCGTCACCCGGTCGGGCGGTGCCATGGACGCGGTGCACCCCGACTTCGCCTCCACGAGCATCGTTCCGCTCGTCGGCGACCCGCCGGCTCGACTCCTCCTGAGCCTCGACGGCCCGCTGCTCGAGCTGTTCGTCGACGGCGGTCTCGCCACCGTCTCCGACCTCGTCATCCTCGGGAGCGGACGACCGACGCTGACCCTCGCGAGCGAACGCGCCAGTCCCGTCTCGGTGGCCGTCGCCGTCCTCGACCGGGCGCCCGCCACCGACCAGGTGCACGCGCTCGCCTGA
- a CDS encoding glycoside hydrolase family 32 protein: MTHDLSRRTVLQGGGLGALALFASTGTPLAAQAATTAQAQASLRSVFHMTPPSGWLCDPQRPVFTNGAYQLYYLHSGQNNGPGGWDHATTTDGVAFTHHGTVMPLQPDFPVWSGSAVVDTANTAGFGAGAVIALATQPTDGVRKYQEQYLYWSTDGGFTFTMLPDPVIVNTDGRAAQTPAEIENAEWFRDPKVHWDAARNEWVCVIGRARYAAFYTSPDLTTWQLQHNFDFPNHDLGGIECPDLFQMRAGDGSWHWVLGASMDAYSIGLPMTYAYWTGTWDGTRFTADDLTPQWLDWGWDWYAAVTWPKAETPDDRRLAIAWMNNWKYAARDVPTDASDGYNGQNSVVRELRLEAQSGGRYSLLSSPVDALAGYATSTVSLPDQTVTGSAVLPWSGRAYEIELDLTWDTATNVGLSVGRSADGSRHTNIGKAGAELYVDRAPSDLAGFSLQPYTRAAAPIDAAARSVHLRVFVDTQSVEVFVNAGHTVVSQQVHFAEGDTGISLYTDGGPLTASAITIREFGTAI, translated from the coding sequence ATGACGCACGACCTCTCCCGCCGGACCGTCCTCCAGGGCGGCGGCCTCGGGGCGCTCGCCCTGTTCGCGAGTACCGGCACGCCCCTCGCCGCCCAGGCGGCGACCACCGCCCAGGCGCAGGCCTCCCTCAGATCGGTGTTCCACATGACGCCGCCGTCGGGGTGGCTCTGCGACCCGCAACGACCGGTGTTCACGAACGGCGCATACCAGCTGTACTACCTGCACTCCGGCCAGAACAACGGTCCGGGCGGTTGGGATCACGCGACGACGACCGACGGCGTCGCCTTCACCCACCATGGGACCGTCATGCCGCTGCAGCCGGACTTCCCGGTGTGGTCGGGTTCCGCCGTCGTCGACACCGCGAACACCGCCGGCTTCGGGGCGGGTGCGGTCATCGCACTCGCGACGCAGCCCACGGACGGCGTCCGGAAGTACCAGGAGCAGTACCTCTACTGGTCGACGGACGGCGGCTTCACGTTCACGATGCTCCCCGACCCGGTGATCGTGAACACCGACGGACGTGCGGCCCAGACCCCGGCGGAGATCGAGAACGCTGAGTGGTTCCGGGACCCGAAGGTCCACTGGGACGCGGCCAGGAACGAATGGGTGTGCGTCATCGGCCGGGCGCGCTACGCGGCCTTCTACACCTCGCCCGACCTCACGACGTGGCAGTTGCAGCACAACTTCGACTTCCCGAACCACGACCTCGGTGGCATCGAGTGCCCGGACCTGTTCCAGATGCGAGCGGGCGACGGCAGCTGGCACTGGGTCTTGGGCGCCAGCATGGACGCCTACTCGATCGGCCTGCCGATGACCTACGCCTACTGGACGGGCACGTGGGACGGGACGCGGTTCACCGCCGACGACCTCACCCCGCAGTGGCTGGACTGGGGCTGGGATTGGTATGCCGCCGTCACCTGGCCGAAGGCGGAGACGCCCGACGACCGCCGGCTCGCGATCGCGTGGATGAACAACTGGAAGTACGCGGCCCGCGACGTCCCCACCGACGCCTCGGACGGCTACAACGGCCAGAACTCCGTCGTCCGGGAGCTACGACTCGAGGCGCAGTCCGGTGGTCGGTACAGCCTGCTCAGTTCACCCGTGGACGCTTTGGCCGGGTATGCGACCTCCACCGTCTCCCTCCCGGACCAGACCGTCACCGGGAGCGCCGTCCTGCCCTGGAGCGGCCGGGCGTACGAGATCGAACTCGACCTCACCTGGGACACCGCGACCAATGTCGGTCTCTCCGTCGGTCGTTCGGCGGACGGCTCTCGCCACACCAACATCGGGAAGGCCGGGGCCGAGCTCTACGTCGACCGCGCACCGTCCGACCTGGCGGGCTTCTCGCTGCAGCCGTACACCCGGGCCGCAGCACCGATCGACGCGGCTGCACGCTCGGTCCATCTGCGGGTCTTCGTCGACACGCAGAGCGTGGAGGTCTTCGTCAACGCCGGTCACACCGTCGTCTCGCAGCAGGTGCACTTCGCCGAGGGCGACACGGGGATCTCGCTCTACACCGACGGCGGACCGTTGACCGCCTCGGCGATCACGATCCGCGAGTTCGGCACGGCGATCTGA
- a CDS encoding DUF1349 domain-containing protein: protein MDLQNLVEHGRWTTAPAAVTTEPDGSLLVTAVEGSDAWRHTSYGFVHDTEHALIAPMQRRAAVEVSFVLHGSEQFDQAGVFLRASESTWIKAGVEVSDGVAQLGAVVTHGTSDWSVAPVPDWLGRTVTVRASRDGDAVTVRARVDDEDWRLVRVAHLDPEADVEAGLFCAAPTRAGLTVRFTAVRLGRPDDALHG, encoded by the coding sequence ATGGATCTGCAGAACCTGGTCGAACACGGACGTTGGACGACAGCCCCTGCGGCGGTGACGACGGAGCCGGACGGTTCCCTGCTCGTCACCGCCGTCGAGGGAAGTGACGCCTGGCGGCACACCTCGTACGGTTTCGTCCACGACACGGAGCACGCGCTGATCGCGCCGATGCAGCGACGGGCGGCGGTCGAGGTGTCGTTCGTCCTCCACGGCTCCGAGCAGTTCGATCAGGCCGGCGTGTTCCTCCGCGCCTCCGAGTCGACGTGGATCAAGGCCGGGGTCGAGGTGTCCGACGGGGTCGCCCAGCTCGGCGCGGTCGTCACGCACGGCACCTCCGACTGGTCGGTGGCACCGGTCCCCGATTGGCTCGGACGAACGGTCACGGTGCGCGCGAGCCGCGACGGCGACGCCGTGACCGTGCGCGCGCGGGTGGACGACGAGGACTGGCGACTGGTCCGCGTCGCCCACCTCGACCCGGAGGCCGACGTCGAGGCGGGACTGTTCTGTGCGGCCCCGACGCGCGCCGGCCTCACGGTCCGGTTCACCGCGGTGCGTCTCGGTCGGCCGGACGACGCGCTCCACGGCTGA
- a CDS encoding helix-turn-helix transcriptional regulator, protein MASPTSRLLQLLSLLQARRDWPGALLADRLDVSHRTIRRDVDRLREMGYRIEATMGPDGGYHLDAGSELPPLLFDDEQIVALTVALQTTAVAGSGFEEPALRALTTVRQVLPSRLRHRLDALDVTSVPRAGDGPTPQVAVPVLLTLSAAIRAREVLRFGRSDDDPEPPRRVEPHHLVTSQGHWYLVAWDLDRDDWRIFRADRIVPRTPTGPRFRPREVPGGDVQAFVAARFKGSEQTDAWPCVGTVVLHLPFEAVRPFVGDGIAEPLGPDRTRYTAGAWSWVALAASLNRFDTDIDVVEPPELVTAFAQLAERNAATARTVSRGARRPADRDAPR, encoded by the coding sequence ATGGCCTCACCGACCTCCAGACTCCTGCAGTTGCTCTCGCTCCTGCAGGCGCGCCGCGACTGGCCGGGTGCCCTGCTCGCCGACCGGCTGGACGTCAGCCACCGCACGATCCGCCGCGACGTCGACCGGCTCCGGGAGATGGGGTATCGCATCGAGGCCACGATGGGGCCGGACGGCGGGTACCACCTCGACGCCGGGAGTGAACTCCCGCCGCTGCTCTTCGACGACGAGCAGATCGTCGCGCTCACCGTCGCCCTCCAGACCACGGCCGTCGCGGGATCCGGGTTCGAGGAGCCGGCGCTCCGAGCGCTGACGACCGTGCGGCAGGTCCTGCCGTCGCGGCTGCGGCATCGACTCGACGCCCTCGACGTCACTTCGGTGCCCCGAGCCGGAGACGGACCGACGCCGCAGGTGGCCGTGCCGGTCCTCCTCACGCTGTCCGCGGCCATCCGCGCGCGGGAGGTGCTCCGGTTCGGGCGATCCGACGACGACCCGGAACCGCCTCGGCGCGTCGAGCCGCACCACCTGGTCACCTCCCAGGGGCACTGGTACCTCGTGGCCTGGGACCTCGACCGCGACGACTGGCGGATCTTCCGCGCCGACCGCATCGTGCCGAGGACGCCGACCGGACCGCGGTTCCGTCCGCGTGAGGTGCCGGGTGGAGACGTGCAGGCGTTCGTGGCGGCGAGGTTCAAGGGATCCGAGCAGACCGACGCCTGGCCCTGTGTCGGCACCGTCGTGCTCCACCTGCCGTTCGAGGCGGTCCGACCGTTCGTCGGCGACGGCATCGCCGAGCCCCTCGGCCCGGACCGCACGCGCTACACCGCCGGCGCATGGTCGTGGGTGGCGCTCGCCGCCTCCCTGAACCGCTTCGACACCGACATCGACGTCGTCGAGCCGCCCGAGCTCGTCACCGCGTTCGCGCAGCTCGCCGAGCGCAACGCCGCGACCGCACGGACGGTCAGCCGTGGAGCGCGTCGTCCGGCCGACCGAGACGCACCGCGGTGA
- a CDS encoding VOC family protein — protein sequence MSITTTTHLNFQGDARAALEFYQSVFGGRTTIASYSDVGMPKDAPGADLVVFGQVESEDGFRVMAYDSPGAPAASLIGTGTTRREHGATVTGQSCFVAVRGETLAEVEVFWNRLVVGGSVVEELAASAWSPGFGMVTDRFGVTWVLDVAAAG from the coding sequence ATGAGCATCACGACCACGACCCACCTCAACTTCCAGGGCGACGCCCGCGCTGCGCTGGAGTTCTACCAGTCCGTCTTCGGCGGGCGGACGACGATCGCGAGCTACAGCGACGTCGGGATGCCGAAGGACGCCCCGGGCGCCGACCTGGTCGTCTTCGGTCAGGTCGAATCCGAGGACGGCTTCCGGGTGATGGCGTACGACAGCCCCGGAGCTCCGGCGGCGTCCCTGATCGGCACCGGAACGACCCGCCGTGAGCACGGGGCGACCGTCACCGGACAGTCCTGCTTCGTCGCGGTGCGTGGCGAGACGCTCGCGGAGGTCGAGGTGTTCTGGAACCGACTCGTCGTGGGAGGTTCGGTCGTCGAAGAGCTCGCCGCGTCCGCCTGGAGCCCCGGCTTCGGCATGGTGACCGACCGGTTCGGCGTCACGTGGGTGCTCGACGTGGCGGCGGCCGGCTGA